In Pseudoalteromonas ulvae UL12, the following are encoded in one genomic region:
- a CDS encoding TraC family protein, whose amino-acid sequence MKVLDRINVVADNFMDAFRIHDTSPSEMVTSADLKAQYQRPTSFTDKLPFIEYLPSEEMFLKHDCFSVAAGFEIKTINTEGFPLKTKAAFRDQLMRVLRDNVPQEADNPWVVEVFFSNTYSLDRVADSFVNFSSKSTIRDAVKESLDQIYSRHLKGVAGEKGIFVDEQVTKLPFGGKETVGRMFLYRRRNRKQVLDETPVDELNIVRDRLVQSIKDIGDGVAITNMTGEKYYEWMFRWFNPNPDITDGDVDKALKMFAYPGDDNVPVGRDFSGMLTLTPPKSVVDKGMWEFDGIKHKYMPVNVIRGAPKIGAFSAPTEGVSLFDKLPSGTTFAMKITFIDKDSVETDISRIEKSAIGDGAVAQEAREEAAHVKEILLKGGTLLPVEMGFYVRAKHENGLRRVCNKIKGAAADVQLQVLDDKFDLKACDNYFRMMPGNYRPDLNKTRATTVKCSLEHVANYFPLLGRGVGSGTCVQMQFNRGGEVMAFDTIGDRLSNSHKVIIGGSGAGKSVKLVEELFEYVAQYNAQVFIIEKGDSFKLAVEYLERLGKSTNQIKLDSKSKTVLPPYANAYRALDAEEDFEEAINNPRDVFKDTYAEVEAMADPSVPPPDDLEQFGVDVEDEDKDYLGEMELMTRIIVTGGNAAENAKLKPADQSFIRRAILNAARKCLAQCEFVSVSDTNQLVGKSGAVIKNKEGEFYWLDRESNTVITGKDKESAVPSVKFFANKSGIQLNVNKFKGDNGQLKDYKGNMVLFLTKPHPLISDVALEMKQLMEDDKFMREEQKSRVYEFGEGMNNFTMGLAGKLFNKHGQLFPDVDITHIDMGDTVKAGKEAELAVAYASVLNSVTDLAEAKQYSGRPILVITDEGHNFVSKTSKASEILVPAIVKIVKMMRKLGCWYWIATQNIKDFSDEAAALLKLAEWWEVLLVPEGEDEDIARFKRLSDDQKAILSSVTKEPRKYTEGFIMCANKKINNQIFRNIPPSIILALAMSDPDEKRARASIMKQHNVSELDAALIMADELDQARGFAMAA is encoded by the coding sequence ATGAAAGTGTTAGATCGCATTAATGTAGTAGCAGATAACTTTATGGATGCATTTAGAATTCATGACACATCGCCTTCGGAAATGGTTACATCTGCAGATTTGAAAGCACAATATCAAAGGCCAACGTCTTTTACGGATAAATTACCCTTTATTGAGTACCTGCCTTCAGAAGAAATGTTTTTAAAACATGACTGTTTTAGCGTAGCTGCTGGGTTTGAAATAAAAACCATAAATACAGAAGGTTTTCCATTAAAAACTAAAGCCGCATTTAGGGATCAGTTAATGCGTGTTTTAAGAGATAATGTCCCACAAGAAGCTGATAATCCGTGGGTGGTAGAAGTTTTTTTCTCAAATACATACAGCTTAGACAGAGTTGCAGATTCATTTGTTAATTTTTCAAGTAAAAGCACTATTAGGGATGCGGTAAAAGAGTCATTAGATCAGATCTATTCACGACACCTCAAAGGTGTTGCCGGTGAAAAAGGTATTTTTGTTGATGAGCAAGTAACCAAGTTACCGTTCGGTGGCAAAGAAACTGTTGGCCGTATGTTTCTTTATCGTCGTAGAAACCGTAAGCAGGTGCTCGATGAAACGCCTGTTGATGAGCTTAATATAGTAAGAGACAGACTTGTTCAATCCATTAAAGATATTGGCGATGGTGTGGCCATTACTAATATGACTGGCGAAAAATACTATGAATGGATGTTTAGATGGTTTAATCCTAACCCTGATATCACAGACGGTGATGTTGATAAAGCATTGAAAATGTTTGCCTATCCAGGCGATGATAATGTACCTGTTGGTCGCGATTTTTCTGGAATGCTTACTTTAACACCACCTAAGTCTGTTGTTGATAAAGGGATGTGGGAATTTGATGGTATTAAGCATAAATATATGCCGGTAAATGTTATTCGTGGTGCACCTAAAATCGGGGCCTTTAGCGCCCCGACGGAAGGAGTTTCACTTTTTGATAAGTTGCCATCCGGTACAACATTCGCAATGAAAATCACATTCATTGATAAAGATTCGGTGGAAACTGATATTAGCCGTATTGAGAAGTCAGCTATTGGTGATGGTGCTGTTGCTCAAGAGGCAAGAGAAGAAGCCGCACATGTAAAAGAAATATTGCTAAAAGGTGGTACGCTTTTACCTGTGGAAATGGGATTTTATGTTAGAGCAAAACATGAGAATGGATTGCGTCGAGTATGCAATAAAATTAAAGGAGCTGCTGCAGACGTCCAATTGCAAGTGTTGGATGATAAATTTGATTTAAAAGCCTGTGATAATTATTTCAGAATGATGCCAGGTAACTACAGACCTGATTTGAATAAGACTAGAGCTACTACGGTGAAGTGCTCATTAGAACATGTAGCCAATTATTTTCCTTTACTTGGTCGCGGTGTGGGTTCTGGAACGTGTGTTCAGATGCAGTTCAATCGCGGTGGTGAAGTGATGGCATTTGATACAATTGGAGATCGATTATCAAATTCACACAAGGTAATTATCGGGGGTTCAGGAGCCGGTAAATCTGTGAAACTTGTTGAAGAGTTGTTCGAGTATGTGGCCCAGTATAATGCGCAGGTTTTCATTATAGAAAAAGGCGACTCATTTAAACTTGCTGTTGAATACCTTGAGCGTTTAGGTAAATCAACTAATCAGATAAAACTTGACTCCAAAAGTAAAACTGTATTACCTCCTTACGCAAATGCTTATAGAGCACTTGATGCTGAAGAAGACTTCGAAGAGGCTATAAATAATCCTCGCGATGTATTCAAAGATACATACGCAGAAGTTGAAGCTATGGCAGACCCTAGTGTTCCACCTCCAGACGATCTTGAGCAATTTGGTGTTGATGTTGAGGATGAAGATAAGGATTATCTGGGTGAAATGGAATTAATGACTCGAATTATAGTTACAGGTGGTAATGCTGCAGAAAATGCAAAGCTAAAACCTGCAGATCAGTCATTCATTCGGAGAGCAATTCTTAACGCTGCTAGAAAATGTTTAGCACAGTGCGAGTTTGTTTCGGTTAGCGACACTAATCAATTGGTGGGTAAGTCTGGAGCTGTAATAAAGAACAAAGAGGGGGAGTTTTACTGGCTCGACAGGGAAAGCAATACAGTAATAACAGGTAAAGATAAGGAAAGCGCCGTCCCTTCGGTAAAGTTTTTCGCTAACAAAAGTGGTATTCAATTAAACGTTAATAAATTTAAAGGAGATAATGGTCAGCTAAAAGATTACAAAGGGAATATGGTCTTATTCCTAACCAAACCGCATCCATTAATTTCAGATGTTGCTTTAGAAATGAAGCAGCTTATGGAAGATGATAAGTTTATGCGGGAAGAACAAAAGAGCAGGGTTTATGAGTTTGGTGAAGGTATGAACAACTTCACTATGGGTCTTGCTGGTAAGCTTTTTAATAAACACGGCCAATTATTCCCTGATGTAGATATTACTCATATTGATATGGGTGATACAGTTAAAGCCGGTAAAGAGGCTGAGTTAGCTGTTGCGTACGCTTCTGTTCTAAACTCAGTTACAGATTTAGCTGAAGCTAAACAATACTCAGGCCGTCCGATCCTTGTTATTACTGATGAGGGCCATAACTTTGTATCTAAAACCTCTAAAGCATCTGAAATTTTAGTACCTGCAATTGTTAAGATCGTAAAAATGATGCGGAAATTAGGTTGTTGGTATTGGATTGCTACGCAAAATATTAAAGATTTTAGTGATGAAGCTGCAGCCCTACTCAAGCTTGCTGAATGGTGGGAGGTGTTGTTAGTGCCTGAAGGTGAGGATGAGGATATAGCTAGGTTTAAACGACTTAGTGATGACCAAAAGGCAATATTATCTAGCGTAACAAAAGAACCCAGGAAATATACTGAAGGGTTCATTATGTGCGCGAATAAAAAGATTAATAATCAGATATTTAGGAATATTCCGCCTTCAATTATACTGGCTCTTGCAATGTCAGATCCAGATGAGAAGAGGGCTAGAGCATCTATAATGAAACAACATAACGTTTCAGAACTGGATGCAGCGCTGATTATGGCAGATGAGCTTGACCAGGCAAGGGGATTTGCTATGGCTGCTTAG
- a CDS encoding type II secretion system protein, which produces MKTIKGQKGFTLAELVIVMIVIGIMSPALYSYFAAANAKSEQVYQLNVMSENLTIAQALRAFAGQENNGLLPAPYTGGGYQNAPVDVANATLTEYLSRGNIGSDRFNDDGSTNQNVRYLELLNPKPTYQMPIVGNAAETVALVYDRGVLYQTACGLSDVCNDGTPGTSAAYAAVGWEVTGTDVAPVQISTLDIQQGLWRETWLRLSEVRTKIRNAFNAQVAASAAGDPTNFFFRPDLGTSPDLSGADPATNQGCRDGWYQLNSNDVNVLQFYGLEPVSIYAETSWGGRVEYCPDYDPNDGGVDALPHIGAIRINRQVTTGNAPGGAIAGNLILVI; this is translated from the coding sequence ATGAAAACTATCAAGGGACAAAAAGGGTTTACCCTTGCTGAACTGGTGATAGTAATGATCGTTATCGGCATTATGTCACCTGCACTCTACTCTTATTTTGCTGCTGCGAACGCAAAGTCTGAGCAAGTGTATCAACTTAATGTCATGAGCGAAAACCTGACAATCGCCCAGGCACTCAGGGCTTTTGCAGGGCAAGAAAATAATGGTCTACTACCGGCTCCTTATACTGGTGGTGGCTATCAAAATGCTCCTGTTGATGTAGCTAATGCTACGTTAACTGAGTATTTATCGAGGGGTAATATTGGGTCAGATCGTTTTAATGATGACGGCTCAACTAACCAAAACGTTCGGTATTTAGAGTTATTAAACCCTAAGCCTACTTACCAAATGCCTATTGTGGGTAACGCTGCTGAAACAGTAGCATTGGTTTATGACAGAGGGGTTTTATATCAAACAGCATGTGGTTTAAGTGATGTTTGCAATGATGGTACACCTGGTACATCTGCTGCCTATGCTGCAGTTGGTTGGGAAGTTACCGGTACTGATGTGGCTCCTGTTCAAATTAGTACTTTGGATATTCAACAAGGCCTATGGCGTGAAACGTGGCTTAGGCTATCGGAGGTTCGTACAAAAATAAGAAACGCATTTAATGCTCAGGTGGCCGCATCTGCTGCCGGTGATCCTACAAACTTTTTCTTTAGACCGGACTTAGGTACGTCTCCTGATTTATCAGGAGCTGACCCCGCAACAAATCAAGGGTGTCGTGATGGCTGGTATCAGCTTAATAGTAACGATGTCAATGTACTTCAATTTTATGGACTTGAGCCTGTCAGTATCTATGCGGAAACGTCATGGGGTGGCAGGGTAGAGTATTGTCCGGACTACGACCCTAATGATGGAGGTGTTGATGCACTTCCACATATAGGGGCTATCAGAATCAATCGTCAAGTGACGACTGGTAATGCGCCAGGTGGTGCAATAGCGGGAAATTTAATTCTCGTTATCTAA
- a CDS encoding type II secretion system protein: MNKQTVNKMGGFTLVELIVVIAILGVLAAWGAPKLKGYLESAKGTAMGEAIQTVDEEITSLANTHRISNCATNTRLVAAGNNYLDVIYNGSAFVLAAEQGSYERLPHAINTNAFSEITAAGAGAAGTYEVQGMPFTIQPCTATENVYRLQSVTSDTLGAYLDTYHPAIAAAFDPAVAVNAGAVRYTAADANDEHQVDIYIRR, from the coding sequence ATGAATAAGCAAACAGTAAATAAAATGGGCGGTTTTACTTTGGTAGAGCTTATCGTTGTAATCGCAATTCTTGGTGTTCTGGCTGCATGGGGTGCTCCTAAACTTAAAGGTTATCTTGAATCGGCAAAAGGTACTGCTATGGGTGAAGCAATTCAAACAGTCGATGAAGAAATAACGTCATTAGCTAACACTCACCGTATATCTAACTGTGCAACTAATACTCGATTAGTTGCTGCAGGTAATAACTATTTAGACGTTATTTATAATGGCTCTGCATTTGTTCTTGCTGCAGAACAAGGGTCTTATGAGCGTCTGCCTCATGCTATTAACACGAATGCATTTTCTGAAATTACGGCTGCTGGAGCGGGTGCTGCTGGTACTTATGAAGTGCAAGGTATGCCCTTCACTATTCAGCCTTGCACAGCGACTGAGAATGTTTATCGCTTGCAAAGCGTAACATCAGATACGTTGGGTGCTTATTTGGATACATATCACCCTGCAATTGCCGCTGCATTTGACCCTGCAGTTGCTGTAAATGCGGGTGCTGTACGTTATACGGCTGCAGATGCGAACGACGAACATCAAGTTGATATTTATATTCGTCGCTAA
- a CDS encoding ATPase, T2SS/T4P/T4SS family, which translates to MNVIDLVKAWGWEEPDDAPNWLNTLADEYTDFTERKLRMGEILVERGLAKKADIEHWLRKKSDREQMGTFLQNDKNVPARVRNNVVPAIAATESYLLPFFDSLIDKEGVQIAPPLYANDSIQKECIDINAVLLKIASNDNYILVFATLDGYEKYKHRPMVERVESAIEKEVGRVYFGVSNNQIVADVLRDINSGKQVSEVDSFDLIESEMMSSGDPIQNAIALMFNAIIQNGGSDLHIAPQLKNDTVHVKGRFKTRLKMLGTEHQIDRQLYYGVRDYLVAKTQATQHRAPVFVPVDGAALTYHRKNGEKVRLRPSFMPVGIDTIPEKNAVRTVFRFSALDADVRRIRDLNLHPKAKELFMAMCSSKGKMAVMVGPMGSGKTTTMYAGLQAILDLSQGSQLIASVEDPIEAVIEGVDQIQISYQARQNKLGYDHYLKSFVRQDTNVLYLGEIRDRETAETAGQFSAIGNKILTTIHGANEMEGLSRLMTMLRRKDDQFLLASNLSYVFTQRIVPVLCDHCKNEIEVTPDMRDSIMKVVGPKAGVEFEKIQKNIPGKAFAAGEGECGHCSGDRYTSVRPVLGVLTITPEVRKLMLSDDVNREEEIAKLRDITMYDQVLEMIVEGETDIKALDL; encoded by the coding sequence ATGAATGTAATTGATTTAGTAAAAGCTTGGGGCTGGGAAGAGCCAGACGATGCGCCTAATTGGTTAAATACCTTGGCCGATGAGTACACGGATTTCACTGAACGAAAATTAAGAATGGGTGAAATATTAGTTGAACGCGGTCTTGCAAAAAAAGCAGATATTGAACATTGGTTGAGAAAGAAAAGTGATAGAGAGCAAATGGGAACGTTTTTACAGAATGATAAAAATGTACCGGCTCGTGTAAGAAATAATGTTGTACCGGCAATAGCCGCTACAGAAAGTTATCTGTTACCTTTTTTTGATAGTTTGATAGATAAAGAAGGGGTGCAAATAGCCCCGCCTTTATATGCCAATGATAGCATTCAAAAAGAGTGTATTGATATCAATGCTGTCCTACTTAAAATTGCGTCGAATGATAATTATATCCTTGTATTTGCTACGCTTGATGGGTATGAGAAATACAAACATCGACCTATGGTGGAGCGTGTTGAAAGTGCTATTGAGAAGGAAGTTGGAAGAGTTTATTTCGGTGTTTCCAATAACCAGATTGTTGCTGATGTTCTTCGTGATATTAATAGTGGAAAGCAAGTAAGTGAAGTTGACTCATTTGATTTGATTGAATCTGAAATGATGTCAAGCGGGGATCCGATTCAAAACGCAATAGCATTGATGTTCAATGCCATCATTCAAAATGGTGGCTCAGATTTGCATATTGCCCCTCAATTAAAAAATGACACTGTGCATGTTAAAGGACGATTTAAAACCCGTCTTAAAATGCTAGGTACTGAACATCAAATTGACAGACAATTATATTATGGTGTTCGGGATTATTTGGTTGCAAAAACACAAGCAACCCAGCATAGAGCGCCTGTTTTCGTGCCTGTTGATGGTGCTGCATTAACATATCATCGTAAAAATGGTGAGAAAGTGCGCCTCCGTCCTAGTTTTATGCCCGTTGGTATAGACACGATCCCAGAAAAAAATGCTGTCAGAACCGTTTTTCGTTTTTCAGCGCTTGACGCTGATGTGCGTCGTATCCGTGATTTAAACCTGCATCCAAAAGCTAAAGAGTTGTTCATGGCTATGTGCTCTAGTAAAGGAAAAATGGCTGTTATGGTTGGCCCAATGGGATCAGGAAAAACTACAACAATGTACGCCGGTTTACAGGCAATTTTAGATCTTTCTCAAGGTAGTCAGTTAATCGCTTCAGTAGAAGACCCTATTGAAGCGGTTATTGAGGGGGTAGACCAGATACAAATCAGTTACCAAGCAAGACAAAATAAATTGGGATATGACCATTATTTGAAAAGTTTCGTGCGTCAGGATACGAACGTACTTTATCTAGGGGAAATTCGTGATAGGGAAACTGCAGAAACTGCAGGGCAGTTTTCAGCTATCGGTAATAAAATTCTTACTACTATTCATGGTGCAAACGAAATGGAGGGACTTTCGCGACTGATGACTATGTTGCGACGCAAAGATGATCAGTTCCTATTGGCAAGTAATCTAAGTTACGTTTTTACACAGCGTATTGTTCCGGTGTTATGTGATCACTGTAAAAATGAAATAGAAGTTACTCCAGATATGAGAGACAGCATAATGAAAGTTGTTGGCCCTAAAGCTGGTGTAGAGTTTGAAAAGATTCAAAAAAATATACCAGGGAAAGCCTTCGCTGCAGGTGAAGGCGAGTGTGGTCATTGCAGTGGTGATCGGTATACGTCAGTAAGGCCTGTTCTGGGAGTTTTGACAATCACTCCAGAAGTGAGAAAGTTGATGCTATCAGATGATGTTAATCGAGAGGAAGAGATTGCTAAGCTCCGCGACATTACTATGTACGATCAGGTATTAGAAATGATCGTAGAGGGGGAAACTGATATTAAGGCGTTGGATTTATGA
- a CDS encoding type II secretion system F family protein, translating to MSKVKSKDVPSVLDLFLAYMGSTGNIAMSLRETGETFKSYKSAFDAAAQDVEQNGTSLKNALEKQDIFSEEVISLLNAGSVGGKLETVIPEVSKSLKYMQEVGSGIRGVLIFQGGLLLLMAIAAPYLIHLVSGQVKDPNSSVAIANAYIVQMVDTFPYIEYWYPIALVVGIVGAFVNSAIRMKLVSLFASLPGLKSAIVNFQTGTWCRYMALTTSAGIGLEDSERLLRKSLVPQISEPFEILIKSSASGWTKAFNFENEDPRTRIPRVVLAFIRSGAQTGRLEEQLNLAADYQLVLAKKQFEAMTKIISLMVMLITASGVLALGAQVYGSRL from the coding sequence ATGAGTAAGGTTAAATCAAAAGATGTTCCTAGTGTTTTAGATTTGTTTCTCGCGTATATGGGTAGCACTGGCAATATTGCTATGTCACTAAGAGAGACAGGTGAAACATTTAAATCCTATAAGTCTGCATTTGATGCCGCAGCACAGGATGTTGAACAGAACGGTACGAGTCTTAAAAATGCATTGGAAAAGCAAGATATTTTCTCTGAAGAAGTTATTTCACTATTAAACGCTGGTAGCGTCGGTGGAAAATTAGAAACGGTGATCCCAGAAGTTTCTAAATCATTAAAATACATGCAAGAAGTTGGCTCGGGTATTCGTGGAGTCTTAATATTTCAAGGGGGTTTATTGCTTCTAATGGCTATTGCCGCCCCTTATTTGATACACCTTGTTAGTGGTCAAGTAAAAGACCCAAATAGCAGTGTAGCTATTGCAAACGCCTATATCGTGCAAATGGTTGATACATTTCCTTATATCGAATATTGGTATCCAATTGCTTTGGTTGTCGGGATTGTTGGTGCTTTTGTTAATAGCGCCATAAGAATGAAATTAGTTTCATTGTTTGCATCTTTACCTGGTCTTAAAAGTGCGATTGTTAACTTTCAAACTGGTACTTGGTGCCGCTACATGGCCTTAACTACAAGTGCCGGTATTGGTTTAGAAGATTCAGAGCGTTTACTTAGAAAATCATTAGTACCACAAATAAGTGAACCCTTTGAGATATTAATCAAATCATCTGCAAGTGGTTGGACTAAAGCTTTTAATTTTGAAAATGAAGATCCAAGAACTCGCATTCCAAGAGTTGTACTTGCTTTTATTCGGTCAGGTGCTCAAACAGGGCGTTTAGAGGAACAATTAAATCTAGCAGCTGATTATCAATTGGTGTTGGCAAAAAAACAATTTGAAGCAATGACCAAAATTATCAGCTTAATGGTTATGTTAATCACAGCAAGTGGAGTCCTAGCATTGGGCGCACAAGTATATGGGTCGAGGTTGTAA